The Triticum dicoccoides isolate Atlit2015 ecotype Zavitan chromosome 6A, WEW_v2.0, whole genome shotgun sequence genome has a window encoding:
- the LOC119315902 gene encoding uncharacterized protein LOC119315902, producing MADHRESPDTRSSIPDDLIPEIISRLPARAVLRSRAICKLWRSIIDDDRFPHAHRRHQPHMPLLRLYRDDSLASPELNPPYLRVRIEGIDLRARASQPVLRFAVAQEHKHAVESEEKRPRRDRNFRHIDPATLWHPSAFDVHGSCDGVLLISHGWSIYAYNPATRCWADLPENGSIVIGFYVHRPSGNFHILLSHRLCRAEHWVFTMGHKVVQRRIASPDFLSDQNTIRPACESPPALVSGNLHWLPQSFQSDRQLLVFDTVSETFRWMSPSDVDADGRALLELEGMLTMTVRGERTVQLWVMPNYEQPAWFCKLQFSLSVDHIDRFSGVAVVSLEGDVLVHGERCVLQCDSKGRVQKHHKLDCHRTVAMPHLFKENLVRHGCLDCPQPKAGWRGRERPPFFRDMRDGCYYRT from the exons ATGG CGGATCACAGAGAATCCCCTGATACTCGTAGCAGCATCCCGGATGACCTGATCCCCGAGATCATCTCCCGCCTGCCTGCCCGAGCGGTCCTTCGTTCCCGCGCCATCTGCAAGCTGTGGCGCAGCATCATCGACGACGACCGGTTTCCCCACGCCCACCGCCGACATCAGCCGCACATGCCCCTGCTGCGCCTCTACCGCGACGACAGCCTAGCATCCCCGGAACTGAACCCGCCGTACTTGCGCGTCCGCATCGAAGGCATCGACCTCCGCGCTCGCGCGTCCCAGCCGGTGCTCCGTTTCGCCGTCGCTCAAGAGCACAAGCACGCCGTCGAGTCCGAGGAGAAGCGGCCGCGACGGGACCGCAATTTCCGGCACATCGATCCGGCGACGCTGTGGCACCCCAGCGCGTTCGACGTCCACGGCTCCTGCGACGGCGTCCTCCTCATCTCCCACGGATGGAGCATATATGCATACAATCCTGCCACGCGCTGCTGGGCCGACCTCCCCGAAAACGGCAGCATCGTCATCGGCTTCTACGTGCATCGCCCTTCCGGCAACTTCCATATCCTGTTGTCCCACCGGCTCTGTCGTGCCGAGCACTGGGTCTTCACCATGGGCCACAAGGTGGTCCAGAGGCGCATTGCCTCCCCCGACTTTCTGTCCGATCAGAATACGATCCGCCCCGCCTGCGAGTCGCCGCCGGCCCTCGTCTCCGGCAACCTGCACTGGCTGCCGCAGAGCTTCCAGAGCGACAGACAACTGCTGGTGTTCGACACCGTCTCGGAGACGTTCCGGTGGATGAGCCCATCCGACGTAGATGCGGACGGACGGGCGCTGCTGGAGCTCGAGGGCATGCTTACCATGACCGTGCGCGGGGAGAGGACGGTGCAGCTCTGGGTCATGCCGAACTACGAGCAACCTGCCTGGTTCTGCAAGCTCCAGTTCTCACTCTCGGTGGATCACATCGACCGCTTCTCCGGCGTGGCAGTCGTGTCGCTGGAGGGAGACGTGCTGGTCCATGGCGAGCGCTGCGTGTTGCAGTGCGATTCCAAGGGGAGAGTGCAGAAACATCACAAGCTTGATTGCCACCGGACCGTCGCCATGCCACACTTGTTTAAAGAAAACCTTGTTCGACATGGCTGCCTTGATTGTCCACAGCCCAAGGCAGGGTGGCGTGGTCGTGAGAGACCACCTTTTTTCCGCGATATGCGGGATGGATGCTACTACCGTACATGA
- the LOC119317222 gene encoding putative PAP-specific phosphatase, mitochondrial, giving the protein MPLLHPSLPPHRLLVVRQCRLIAPPVHPPSRLSVRAAAAAPVAHEVCALPFPPDRASHHRELAAAVASVERACRLCVDVRASMLVGDEKILEKNDQTHVTIADFGVQALISFELQQLFPSIPLVAEEDSAFIRSSNTADSKSNTLVESISSFFTKHVNNNGPPLTHDDVLRAIDRGGKDAVSFDSNPATYWLLDPIDGTKGFLKGEDSLYVVGLALVVDGKLAVGVMGCPNLTETTVGDTEDESIAACPGHGILMVSHVGCGTWSRPMSAEIGQLTTAPDVWKRCSVDPCSVAQMARFCIVDSHTWDMMPLSAHFSSTMDESEPRDENKILLQNSCGGSLSKYLLVACGRMSVFILLARAEKLLKAWDHAVGVICVEEAGGQTCDWSGKPLDFGADLTGHRIIYPSGGVLATNGALHDKLVEMVSANYKNSNVE; this is encoded by the exons atgccGCTCCTCCACCCCTCGCTTCCGCCGCACCGCCTCCTCGTCGTCCGGCAGTGCAGGCTCATCGCCCCGCCGGTGCATCCTCCCTCCCGCCTCTCCGTAAG ggcggcggcggcggcaccggtCGCGCATGAGGTGTGCGCGCTACCCTTCCCGCCGGACCGCGCCTCCCACCACCGCGAGCTCGCCGCGGCCGTCGCCTCCGTCGAGCGCGCCTGCCGCCTCTGCGTGGAT GTGAGGGCATCAATGCTTGTAGGTGACGAGAAGATTCTTGAAAAGAACGATCAAACTCATGTGACAATTGCAGATTTTGGAGTTCAGGCCCTTATCAGCTTTG AGCTACAACAACTGTTCCCATCGATACCTCTGGTGGCAGAAGAGGACTCAGCATTTATACGGTCCTCTAATACTGCTGATAGTAAGAGTAATACACTTGTTGAGTCCATTTCAAGTTTTTTCACAAAACATGTGAATAACAACGGTCCTCCTTTAACTCATGATGATGTGCTGAGAGCTATTGACAGAGGAGGCAAGGATGCTGTCTCCTTTGATTCAAATCCTGCTACTTATTGG CTACTTGACCCGATTGATGGTACCAAGGGTTTCTTGAAAGGGGAGGATTCTTTGTATGTG GTGGGTTTGGCTCTTGTGGTGGATGGAAAGTTAGCAGTAGGAGTGATGGGATGCCCAAATTTGACCGAGACTACCGTAGGCGACACGGAAGATGAAAGTATTGCGGCTTGTCCTGGCCATGGCATCCTTATGGTGTCTCATGTAGGCTGTGGTACTTGGTCTAGGCCCATGTCTGCTGAGATTGGCCAATTGACAACGGCACCGGATGTTTGGAAGAGATGCTCTGTTGATCCCTGTTCAGTTGCACAGATGGCACGCTTCTGCATTGTTGATAGCCATACTTGGGATATGATGCCATTATCTGCCCACTTCAGCTCGACAATGGATGAATCTGAGCCGAGAGATGAGAACAAGATTCTTCTCCAAAATTCTTGCGGTGGAAG CTTGTCCAAGTATCTCTTGGTAGCTTGTGGGAGAATGTCAGTTTTTATCCTCCTAGCACGGGCGGAAAAACTACTCAAG GCTTGGGATCATGCTGTTGGGGTAATTTGTGTTGAGGAAGCTGGAGGTCAG ACATGTGATTGGAGCGGGAAACCATTGGATTTTGGAGCTGACCTAACCGGGCATAGAATCATCTATCCTTCGGGTGGTGTTCTGGCGACAAACGGTGCTCTTCATGACAAGCTTGTGGAAATGGTCTCAGCAAATTACAAAAATAGCAACGTTGAATAG